From the genome of Ralstonia pickettii, one region includes:
- a CDS encoding alkene reductase has translation MTQQLLSPVQTGRTTLANRVVMAPLTRSRAGQPGDVPTELNVTYYAQRATAGLIVTEATQISRQGQGYAWTPGMYTDEQEAGWKAVVDAVHAKGGRISQQLWHVGRISNTLLQENGQAPVAPSAIVAKGAQSFVVQPDGTPANVPTSEPRALATEEIPGVIAQYRQAVLRARRAGFDFVEFHAANGYLLHQFLSTNSNQRTDQYGGSLENRARLILEVVDTAIAEIGADRVGIRLSPHFVAHDIADEQTEESALYLARELTKRGIAYLHIAEPDWAGGPELSNDFRRQLRDAFKGTLIVCGQYTAEEGEQMIASGLADAVAFGRPFIANPDLVARFRAGASLNKPDRATFYGGREKGYTDYPTLEEAA, from the coding sequence ATGACTCAACAACTGCTGTCCCCGGTTCAGACCGGCCGTACGACCCTCGCCAATCGTGTCGTGATGGCGCCGCTTACGCGCTCGCGCGCCGGTCAGCCGGGTGACGTGCCGACCGAACTGAACGTGACGTATTACGCGCAGCGTGCAACGGCCGGCCTCATCGTTACAGAGGCCACGCAAATTTCCCGCCAAGGCCAGGGCTACGCGTGGACACCGGGCATGTACACCGACGAACAGGAAGCCGGCTGGAAGGCGGTAGTGGATGCTGTGCACGCCAAGGGCGGCCGCATCTCGCAACAGCTGTGGCACGTGGGCCGTATTTCCAACACGCTGCTGCAAGAAAACGGCCAGGCTCCCGTCGCGCCGTCTGCCATCGTCGCCAAGGGCGCGCAGAGCTTTGTTGTGCAACCCGACGGCACGCCCGCCAATGTGCCGACCAGCGAGCCACGCGCTCTCGCCACGGAAGAAATCCCCGGTGTGATCGCGCAATACCGCCAGGCGGTGCTCCGTGCGCGCCGCGCCGGTTTCGATTTCGTTGAATTCCATGCCGCCAACGGTTACCTGCTGCACCAATTCCTGTCGACCAACAGCAACCAGCGCACCGACCAATATGGCGGCTCGCTGGAAAACCGCGCCCGCCTGATCCTTGAAGTGGTCGACACCGCCATCGCCGAGATTGGCGCAGACCGCGTCGGCATCCGCCTGTCGCCGCACTTCGTGGCGCACGACATTGCCGACGAGCAAACAGAAGAGAGCGCGCTGTACCTCGCTCGCGAGCTGACCAAGCGCGGCATCGCTTACTTGCACATCGCCGAACCCGACTGGGCAGGCGGCCCCGAACTGAGCAACGATTTCCGCCGCCAACTGCGCGACGCATTCAAGGGCACGCTTATTGTGTGCGGCCAATATACGGCGGAAGAGGGCGAACAGATGATCGCCTCCGGTCTGGCCGATGCCGTTGCGTTCGGTCGCCCGTTCATCGCCAATCCTGATCTGGTGGCGCGCTTCCGTGCCGGCGCATCGCTTAACAAGCCGGATCGTGCAACGTTCTACGGCGGCCGGGAAAAGGGCTACACCGACTATCCGACGCTGGAAGAAGCGGCCTGA
- a CDS encoding NADPH:quinone oxidoreductase family protein: MKAVVCKTWGPPESLVIETLPDLSPGAGEVVIDVKAAGVNFPDVLIIQNKYQFKPELPFTPGSEVAGVVNAVGEGVSHLKAGDHVIAFLGQGAFASQVKASAKVVMPMPPGMAFDTAAAFTLTYGTSHHAVVDRGQLKAGETMLVLGAAGGVGLAAIEIGKAIGARVIAAASSDEKLAVCKDHGADALINYSTEDLRERIKELTDGKGPDVIYDPVGGIYAEPAFRSIAWRGRYLVVGFANGEIPKMPLNLALLKGASLVGVFWGEFARREPKANLANMMQMLGWMQEGKIRPHISARYPLEQTTQALLDMAARKVTGKVVIQP; encoded by the coding sequence ATGAAAGCCGTCGTCTGCAAGACCTGGGGCCCGCCCGAATCGCTGGTGATCGAAACATTGCCGGATCTCTCGCCCGGCGCCGGCGAAGTCGTGATCGACGTCAAGGCCGCGGGAGTGAATTTTCCTGACGTGCTGATCATCCAGAACAAGTACCAGTTCAAGCCGGAGCTGCCGTTCACGCCCGGTTCGGAAGTCGCGGGCGTGGTCAACGCGGTCGGCGAAGGCGTGTCGCACCTGAAGGCCGGTGACCACGTGATTGCCTTTCTTGGCCAGGGCGCCTTTGCTTCGCAGGTCAAGGCATCGGCCAAGGTCGTCATGCCGATGCCACCGGGCATGGCTTTCGATACCGCCGCCGCATTTACGCTCACGTACGGCACATCGCACCACGCAGTGGTCGATCGCGGGCAATTGAAGGCTGGCGAAACGATGCTGGTGCTCGGCGCGGCGGGCGGCGTCGGGCTGGCGGCTATCGAGATCGGCAAGGCGATCGGCGCGCGCGTGATCGCGGCTGCATCGAGCGACGAAAAACTGGCAGTCTGCAAGGACCACGGCGCGGATGCGCTGATCAACTATTCGACCGAAGACCTGCGCGAGCGCATCAAGGAACTGACCGACGGCAAAGGCCCGGACGTGATCTACGACCCGGTTGGAGGCATTTACGCGGAGCCGGCATTCCGCTCGATCGCCTGGCGTGGCCGCTACCTCGTAGTCGGCTTTGCCAACGGTGAGATCCCGAAGATGCCGCTGAACCTGGCGTTGCTGAAAGGCGCATCGCTGGTGGGTGTGTTCTGGGGGGAATTTGCCCGCCGCGAGCCCAAGGCGAATCTGGCGAACATGATGCAGATGCTCGGCTGGATGCAGGAAGGCAAGATCCGGCCGCACATCTCGGCGCGCTATCCATTGGAACAGACGACACAGGCGCTGCTGGACATGGCAGCGCGCAAGGTGACGGGCAAGGTCGTCATCCAGCCCTAA
- the surE gene encoding 5'/3'-nucleotidase SurE, producing the protein MHILIANDDGYLAPGLAALHRALSPLGRVTVVAPEQNHSGASNSLTLQRPLSVFEATEGAQKGFRFVNGTPTDCVHIALTGMIEEKPDLVVSGINQGQNMGEDVLYSGTVAAAIEGYLFGIPSIAFSQADKGWTHLDAAERIAREVVERYLSDPLDGPVLLNVNIPNLPYAELAGWRATRLGKRHQSQPVIRQANPRGEPIFWVGAAGDAKDASEGTDFHAVAHGFVSLTPLQLDLTDTAQLRTVRRWQTP; encoded by the coding sequence ATGCATATTCTCATTGCCAACGACGACGGATACCTCGCCCCTGGGCTTGCAGCGCTGCATCGCGCGCTGAGCCCCCTCGGCCGCGTGACGGTGGTCGCACCAGAACAGAACCACAGCGGCGCGTCCAACTCGCTGACGCTGCAGCGTCCGCTTTCGGTGTTCGAAGCGACGGAAGGTGCCCAGAAGGGTTTTCGCTTCGTCAACGGCACGCCGACGGATTGCGTTCACATCGCGCTCACCGGCATGATCGAAGAGAAGCCCGACTTGGTCGTCTCCGGTATCAACCAGGGCCAGAACATGGGTGAAGACGTGCTGTATTCCGGCACGGTCGCCGCCGCCATCGAAGGTTACCTGTTCGGTATTCCGTCGATTGCGTTTTCGCAGGCCGACAAGGGCTGGACGCACCTCGACGCCGCCGAGCGCATTGCCCGCGAGGTGGTCGAGCGCTATCTGTCCGATCCGCTGGACGGGCCGGTCCTGCTGAACGTCAACATCCCGAATCTGCCGTACGCCGAGCTGGCTGGTTGGCGTGCGACGCGTCTGGGCAAGCGGCATCAGTCGCAGCCGGTGATCCGTCAGGCCAATCCGCGCGGTGAGCCGATCTTCTGGGTCGGTGCCGCCGGCGATGCAAAAGACGCCAGCGAGGGCACCGATTTCCACGCCGTTGCGCACGGCTTCGTCTCGCTGACGCCGCTGCAGCTCGATCTGACCGATACGGCCCAACTGCGCACGGTGCGCCGCTGGCAGACACCATGA